One genomic region from Saprospiraceae bacterium encodes:
- a CDS encoding insulinase family protein: MTSMPSPSGLIFKSSDIDIPFKKYILSNGLRLIVHEDFKAPIVAVNIWYHVGSKNEKQGKSGFAHLFEHLMFNGSENFNTDYFQALEAIGATDLNGTTNNDRTNYFQNVPVGALEQVLWLESDRMGHLTGAIDQAKLDEQRGVVINEKKQGENQPYAKEDDLFTEAMFPKGHPYSWTVIGSEEDLIGATVADVHEWFKGYYGAANAILVIAGAIKVEEALEKVKKYFGHIPSGPMIARSEVDIPIRQSNTRQEFEDRVPESKITIAWNIPQWGTREAAIFDLIAAILGSDKNSRLYKRLIYENQWATSASAHNYSREICGNFLIECKIKKGVDEKMVEQEIYAVLSDFLANGPTKEELLRVKSKYFAGFIKGIERIGGFGGKSDVLAESEIFGDTPEYYRTYNEYIEHASLHDLQNIAFEWLNTGSHTILAKPFPEYETEAILADRAALPPVGHTPASAFPILQRTALPNGLAISLAPRPESPTVVITLMMQGGFSSDKVAGKPGLAALAMNMMDEGTRHLDALQISEQLSLLGASISSFADLDQNYIKLECLKLSLEPSLDLLMEILLHPSFPEADFERLKTLQISGIQREKMNPVQMALRVMPKFLFGTDHIYSLPMSGMGFEESVASITLEDVKDFYYTWIRPGSSSLSVVGDLSMDEIHSMLDARLAEWTGSSIPIQPDAVVTLPSSKILYLMHKPEVEQTVIMAGYLIAPYGELSEIAKEPLINVLGGDFTSRINLNLREDKHWTYGAGVFIREAKGPRPFITYTQVQIDKTKESIQEIIKEYDWIVGEKPLTFAEFEKTKNNQVMSLPGIWETNAAVAGSLNQLIKYQLADDYWSTYSDQVKSLSLEEVQSLGHQLIDSSKLMWFLVSNKDIILEDMKSLGFDRIIIVDSDGTTMDTIF; this comes from the coding sequence ATGACTAGCATGCCTTCTCCAAGCGGACTCATCTTTAAATCCTCAGACATCGACATCCCTTTTAAAAAATATATACTTTCCAATGGACTGCGTCTAATCGTCCACGAAGATTTTAAAGCGCCTATCGTAGCGGTAAATATATGGTACCATGTAGGATCCAAAAATGAAAAGCAGGGGAAAAGTGGCTTTGCCCACCTTTTTGAGCACCTTATGTTTAATGGCAGTGAAAACTTTAACACGGACTATTTTCAGGCACTGGAAGCGATTGGTGCAACAGACCTCAATGGCACTACCAATAATGACCGGACCAATTATTTTCAAAATGTGCCCGTAGGCGCCCTGGAACAGGTACTTTGGCTTGAATCAGATCGCATGGGGCATCTCACAGGCGCTATCGACCAGGCCAAACTTGACGAACAGCGGGGTGTAGTCATTAATGAAAAAAAGCAAGGCGAAAATCAGCCTTATGCCAAAGAAGATGATCTTTTCACAGAAGCCATGTTTCCAAAAGGACATCCGTATTCCTGGACTGTCATTGGATCTGAAGAGGATTTGATAGGAGCCACAGTAGCTGATGTACATGAGTGGTTTAAGGGATATTATGGCGCGGCCAATGCCATCCTGGTGATCGCCGGAGCCATCAAAGTGGAAGAAGCTCTGGAAAAAGTCAAAAAATACTTTGGTCATATACCGAGTGGACCGATGATCGCTCGTTCCGAAGTCGATATCCCGATAAGACAAAGCAATACGCGACAGGAATTTGAAGATCGTGTCCCTGAATCAAAGATTACTATCGCCTGGAACATTCCACAGTGGGGCACCCGGGAAGCTGCCATCTTCGACCTGATCGCTGCTATCCTGGGGTCAGATAAAAACTCCCGATTATATAAAAGACTTATCTATGAAAATCAGTGGGCGACTTCTGCCTCTGCTCACAATTATTCCAGGGAAATCTGTGGCAATTTTTTGATAGAATGCAAAATCAAAAAAGGAGTAGATGAAAAAATGGTTGAACAGGAAATCTATGCAGTTCTATCCGATTTTTTGGCCAATGGACCCACCAAAGAAGAACTCCTGAGAGTAAAATCAAAATACTTTGCCGGTTTTATTAAGGGGATCGAGCGGATTGGAGGTTTTGGTGGCAAATCCGATGTCCTGGCAGAAAGCGAGATTTTCGGAGACACACCGGAATATTACAGGACTTATAATGAGTATATAGAACATGCTTCGCTCCACGATCTCCAAAATATAGCTTTTGAATGGCTAAACACAGGTTCCCATACGATCCTGGCCAAACCATTTCCTGAATACGAGACCGAAGCCATCCTTGCAGACCGTGCCGCCTTACCCCCTGTGGGTCATACCCCAGCCTCGGCTTTTCCCATTTTACAACGGACTGCTTTGCCAAATGGCCTGGCAATCTCGCTTGCTCCTCGACCTGAATCGCCAACTGTGGTGATCACTCTGATGATGCAGGGCGGTTTTAGTAGCGATAAAGTAGCAGGAAAACCAGGATTGGCAGCCCTGGCCATGAATATGATGGATGAAGGCACAAGACATCTTGATGCCTTACAGATTAGTGAACAACTGAGTTTATTGGGTGCTTCAATCTCCTCATTTGCTGATTTGGATCAGAACTATATCAAATTAGAATGTCTGAAACTCAGCCTTGAACCCAGCCTGGATTTATTGATGGAGATACTTTTGCACCCGTCTTTTCCAGAGGCCGATTTTGAACGACTCAAAACCTTGCAGATATCAGGCATCCAAAGAGAAAAAATGAATCCTGTCCAAATGGCTCTTCGGGTCATGCCCAAGTTTTTATTTGGTACAGATCACATTTACAGTCTGCCTATGTCCGGAATGGGATTTGAAGAAAGCGTAGCTTCTATCACCTTAGAGGATGTCAAAGATTTTTACTATACCTGGATTAGGCCAGGCAGCAGTAGCCTCAGTGTAGTTGGAGACCTCTCTATGGATGAAATACATTCTATGCTGGATGCCAGGCTGGCCGAATGGACCGGGTCATCGATTCCAATCCAACCGGACGCGGTCGTCACCCTACCTTCCTCAAAGATCTTATACCTTATGCATAAACCTGAAGTCGAGCAGACCGTGATCATGGCCGGGTATTTAATAGCCCCATATGGTGAGCTGTCAGAGATCGCCAAAGAACCCCTGATCAATGTGCTCGGTGGTGACTTTACATCCAGGATCAACCTCAATCTGAGAGAAGACAAACACTGGACCTATGGAGCCGGGGTGTTTATTCGGGAGGCCAAAGGCCCCAGACCATTCATCACTTATACACAGGTACAAATAGACAAAACCAAAGAATCTATCCAGGAGATTATTAAAGAATACGATTGGATCGTAGGTGAAAAACCGTTGACCTTTGCGGAATTCGAAAAAACGAAAAATAATCAAGTCATGTCCCTGCCCGGTATCTGGGAGACAAACGCTGCTGTGGCTGGATCACTCAATCAACTCATCAAGTATCAGCTTGCAGATGATTATTGGAGTACCTACTCTGATCAGGTTAAATCCCTCTCTCTCGAAGAGGTTCAGTCTCTGGGCCATCAATTGATAGATTCATCCAAGCTGATGTGGTTTTTAGTCAGCAATAAGGATATTATTCTGGAGGATATGAAATCACTCGGGTTTGATCGGATTATCATCGTGGACAGTGACGGCACTACAATGGACACGATCTTTTAG
- a CDS encoding DUF983 domain-containing protein — protein sequence MSAIFGQRCPQCEKGKMFSSGLFQFSKFLDMPEKCEYCGLKFMPEPGFYMGSMFVSYALFSWGMLILVAVFYLLFHFGIDMSIFLAVMCGLLSFTYVIRLSRAIALHVVKRYDPAAIKK from the coding sequence ATGAGCGCAATTTTTGGGCAGCGATGTCCTCAATGTGAAAAAGGTAAAATGTTTTCAAGCGGATTATTCCAGTTTTCAAAATTTTTGGATATGCCTGAGAAATGTGAGTATTGTGGGCTTAAATTCATGCCGGAACCCGGCTTTTATATGGGTTCCATGTTTGTGTCCTATGCATTGTTTTCATGGGGCATGCTGATCCTGGTGGCAGTATTTTATCTGTTATTCCATTTTGGGATCGATATGTCTATTTTCCTGGCAGTGATGTGTGGATTATTGAGTTTTACTTATGTCATCAGGTTATCGCGTGCGATTGCGCTCCATGTAGTGAAGAGGTACGACCCTGCTGCTATCAAAAAATAG
- a CDS encoding 50S ribosomal protein L25, translating into MQVVELKAHARLLNGTRGAKDERAKSLIPCVMYGGKSTQHFSVEPTEIKNLVYTPEFKIGLLNTQDGPIKVFIKNIQFHPVSDAISHIDFMELVPGKEVQVEVPVKLEGYSVGVKAGGKLIQRIRKIKIKSTPENLVNQIGADITNIEVGGVMRIRDIVLPKGVRSIADGAIPVANVSVTRALKEEEKTAAAAAKGAPAKAAPAKAAPAAKAAPAAAPKK; encoded by the coding sequence ATGCAAGTAGTAGAATTAAAAGCACATGCACGTTTACTTAATGGTACTCGTGGAGCCAAAGATGAAAGAGCCAAATCATTGATACCCTGTGTCATGTATGGAGGCAAATCCACGCAACATTTTTCTGTGGAGCCTACCGAAATAAAAAACTTGGTGTACACACCTGAGTTTAAAATAGGTCTGTTAAACACGCAAGATGGTCCTATCAAGGTCTTCATCAAAAATATTCAGTTTCATCCGGTCAGTGATGCCATCTCCCATATTGATTTTATGGAGCTGGTACCTGGCAAAGAAGTGCAGGTTGAAGTCCCTGTTAAATTAGAAGGATATTCTGTGGGTGTTAAAGCTGGTGGTAAATTGATCCAACGCATTCGTAAAATCAAAATTAAAAGTACTCCCGAAAACCTGGTCAACCAGATTGGAGCGGATATCACTAATATCGAGGTAGGTGGCGTGATGAGGATCCGTGACATCGTGTTACCAAAAGGTGTTCGAAGTATAGCAGATGGCGCCATACCGGTTGCCAACGTATCAGTTACCAGAGCCCTCAAAGAAGAAGAGAAGACAGCCGCTGCAGCTGCAAAGGGTGCACCTGCTAAAGCTGCTCCTGCCAAAGCTGCCCCGGCGGCTAAAGCAGCTCCAGCTGCCGCTCCTAAAAAATAA
- a CDS encoding anti-sigma factor, whose protein sequence is MDIKAYIESGILEQYVIGTLSPADHAAVEKNILLYPELASEVESIEIALETYAKHQGRKPKLTEDQLIQNLHKTHPVSSNQAKSSVSKSSSWPTYLLGILAVGLLGYIIFQNNRVSESRQLNQRLQFTLDSLRNQCTQTEFQNNILLQKLNLLNDAGSKFLKLPGTALSPQSFASVIIDSTGKKLFFDFAGLPKPPTGKQFQLWAIQDGKPVDMGVVSDDLIGSVNFSEKTFIDHAQAFAVTLEDEGGKASPTLEQLYVIGNVL, encoded by the coding sequence ATGGATATAAAAGCATATATAGAATCAGGGATCCTTGAACAATATGTCATCGGCACTTTGTCCCCAGCCGACCATGCCGCCGTTGAAAAAAACATCCTATTATATCCAGAACTTGCCAGCGAAGTCGAATCCATTGAGATAGCTTTAGAGACCTATGCCAAACATCAAGGCCGTAAACCCAAGCTCACTGAGGATCAATTGATCCAAAATCTGCATAAAACCCATCCCGTTTCTTCAAACCAAGCCAAATCAAGTGTATCAAAGTCATCCTCCTGGCCGACCTATCTTTTAGGAATATTGGCTGTAGGTCTACTGGGATATATTATTTTTCAGAATAATCGCGTGTCCGAATCGCGACAATTAAATCAAAGGCTGCAGTTTACCCTGGACAGTTTACGCAACCAATGTACACAAACGGAGTTTCAAAATAATATCCTCCTCCAAAAATTAAATCTCTTAAACGATGCAGGTTCCAAATTTCTCAAACTTCCCGGGACTGCCCTCTCTCCACAATCTTTTGCTTCGGTGATTATAGACAGCACAGGAAAAAAATTATTTTTCGACTTTGCCGGATTACCCAAGCCACCAACAGGCAAGCAGTTTCAGCTCTGGGCCATTCAAGACGGCAAGCCGGTCGATATGGGTGTCGTCAGTGATGATTTAATCGGATCTGTTAATTTTTCGGAAAAGACTTTCATCGATCACGCCCAGGCATTTGCAGTGACATTGGAAGATGAAGGCGGCAAAGCTTCACCCACTCTGGAGCAGTTATATGTCATAGGTAATGTGCTTTAG
- a CDS encoding RimK family alpha-L-glutamate ligase — MIIGILSRNPGLYSTQSLVIAGRKRGHRILVLDPYQCSQYILNSQPRMYYQSKPLTRLDAIIPRIGATATEIGASVIDHFVAAGVYTTTTAASLLKARNKWVCSQFLSTNGIAVPDACLHFNSEFNDHVLRRFSFPLIIKLLKSTQGMGVVKANDKSQALNILEAFQRLDEQVIIQEFIQEARGSDIRVLVVDHKVVGVMKRQAKKDEFRSNLHQGATAKPTKLTADEEFIALNASRLLQLSVAGVDILRSDKGPLVLEVNASPGLEGIEQTTKISISEKIIEMIEQKAHHGAEL, encoded by the coding sequence ATGATCATAGGCATCCTATCCCGCAATCCGGGTTTATACTCCACTCAAAGTCTTGTCATCGCTGGGAGAAAAAGAGGTCACAGAATCCTGGTGCTCGACCCCTATCAATGCTCACAATATATCCTCAATAGTCAACCCAGGATGTATTATCAGTCCAAGCCGCTCACCAGGTTGGATGCCATCATCCCCCGCATTGGAGCTACCGCTACCGAGATAGGTGCTTCTGTGATAGATCATTTTGTTGCAGCAGGTGTATATACTACAACCACCGCTGCTTCCCTACTCAAAGCCCGAAACAAATGGGTATGCAGTCAATTCCTCTCTACCAATGGTATTGCTGTGCCAGATGCCTGCCTTCATTTCAATTCAGAATTTAATGATCATGTACTGCGTAGATTTAGTTTCCCCTTGATTATCAAATTGCTCAAAAGTACCCAGGGCATGGGTGTGGTCAAAGCCAATGACAAAAGCCAGGCCTTAAATATCCTCGAGGCTTTTCAGAGACTTGACGAACAGGTGATCATCCAGGAGTTTATTCAGGAGGCCAGGGGCAGCGATATCCGCGTGCTCGTAGTGGATCACAAAGTCGTCGGCGTCATGAAGCGCCAAGCTAAAAAAGATGAATTCAGATCCAATCTACACCAGGGAGCTACCGCCAAACCCACCAAACTCACTGCTGACGAAGAGTTTATTGCCTTAAATGCCAGCAGGCTCCTCCAACTCAGTGTAGCTGGGGTAGATATTCTACGGTCGGACAAGGGGCCACTGGTGTTGGAAGTCAATGCCTCACCCGGTTTGGAAGGGATCGAACAAACCACCAAAATCAGTATCTCTGAAAAAATAATTGAAATGATCGAGCAAAAAGCCCACCATGGAGCAGAGTTATAA
- a CDS encoding succinylglutamate desuccinylase/aspartoacylase family protein, with amino-acid sequence MEQSYKITILDSEIIEPGEKKLIKLPVGYLPSGNKIYIHIFVNKSLLPGPTILLIGGIHGDEINGTEIVRRASEWVKSRNILKGTVITIPLLNVYGFIHFTREVAEGKDVNRSFPGSSRGSLASRIANILYKSILPGIDALIDFHTGGGQRYNYPQVRFTKNDKKSFALAKAFGAPFLIESTIRQNSLRQYAHKLKIANLTFEGGEASRFDGFSIDKALMGIKNVLHDLGMIEEMILPPHKTVIITEDKWIRAPYSGIFVWNRASGVYVSKGEILGTISDPDNLRLQYVKAKESGYLIGHNNAPVVHVGDALFHTGQP; translated from the coding sequence ATGGAGCAGAGTTATAAAATCACCATATTGGATTCGGAAATTATAGAACCGGGTGAAAAAAAACTCATCAAATTACCAGTAGGCTACCTTCCTTCAGGTAACAAAATTTATATCCACATCTTCGTCAATAAATCTTTACTTCCCGGGCCCACCATCTTACTCATAGGAGGCATCCATGGCGACGAGATCAATGGAACCGAGATCGTGCGGAGAGCGAGTGAATGGGTTAAATCCAGGAATATACTAAAAGGGACAGTGATCACCATTCCCCTGCTCAATGTATACGGATTTATTCACTTCACCCGGGAAGTTGCCGAAGGCAAAGATGTCAACCGCAGTTTTCCTGGTAGCTCACGAGGATCTCTGGCCTCCAGGATTGCCAATATCCTTTATAAAAGCATTTTACCTGGCATCGATGCATTGATCGATTTTCATACGGGTGGGGGCCAGCGCTATAACTATCCTCAGGTTAGATTTACAAAAAATGATAAGAAAAGTTTTGCATTGGCAAAGGCCTTTGGTGCCCCATTCCTCATCGAATCAACTATAAGGCAAAATTCGTTGCGACAATATGCCCACAAACTCAAAATCGCCAATCTCACCTTTGAAGGAGGAGAAGCCAGTAGATTTGACGGATTTAGCATTGATAAAGCACTGATGGGCATCAAAAATGTACTGCATGATCTTGGGATGATAGAGGAGATGATCCTGCCACCTCATAAGACCGTCATCATCACCGAGGACAAATGGATCAGAGCCCCCTATAGCGGGATCTTTGTGTGGAACCGTGCCTCAGGCGTGTATGTGAGCAAAGGTGAGATATTAGGCACTATCTCTGATCCGGACAACCTCCGCCTCCAATATGTCAAAGCTAAGGAGAGCGGGTACCTCATCGGTCATAACAATGCTCCTGTCGTCCACGTAGGTGACGCATTATTTCATACGGGTCAGCCCTGA
- a CDS encoding MFS transporter gives MQTTFVKNDAKVIKSWAMFDWANSSYSLVISSAIFPTYFLSVTNATIHVGNTDMPNSSYFSFIISLAYVFVAIGLPILSGIADYSGKRLYFLRLFTIIGSLACISMYFFRDMNTLWIGTAGFMLASIGFTSSLVFYNSYLPVIATEDKYDKTSARGFAYGYVGSVILLIVNLFVIEKKEWFGITETSVAVRLAFVMVGLWWFFFAQIPFRKLPADTVGKFGKAIWRKGYQELRSVWRRLQHQPHLKRFLMAFFFYSAGVQTVLYMAATFADKELHFGGSELIIIILILQLVGLVGANFFALVSRWKGNKFSLLVMLTLWITVCVFAYYTYTKTQFYLIASGVGLVMGGIQALSRSTYGKLLDEDELDITSYYSFYDVLEKIAIVVGTFSFGYIDLISGGMRNSVLILIVFFAIGIAILSTVNMDMAERDTR, from the coding sequence ATGCAAACCACTTTTGTAAAAAACGATGCCAAAGTCATTAAAAGCTGGGCGATGTTTGACTGGGCCAATTCCTCCTATTCTTTGGTCATATCTTCAGCCATTTTTCCAACTTATTTTCTGAGCGTAACTAATGCAACCATCCATGTAGGCAACACCGATATGCCTAATAGCTCTTATTTTTCTTTCATCATATCGCTTGCCTACGTTTTTGTGGCGATTGGATTGCCTATACTGAGTGGGATCGCTGATTATAGTGGCAAAAGGTTGTATTTTCTTCGTTTGTTTACCATCATAGGTTCGCTCGCCTGTATTTCCATGTATTTTTTTAGAGACATGAACACCTTATGGATCGGTACTGCGGGATTTATGTTGGCCAGTATCGGATTTACAAGCAGCCTGGTCTTTTACAATTCCTATCTGCCTGTCATCGCTACGGAAGATAAATATGATAAAACCAGTGCCAGAGGCTTTGCCTACGGATATGTAGGTAGTGTCATCTTGCTGATTGTCAATTTGTTTGTGATCGAAAAAAAAGAATGGTTTGGGATCACTGAGACCAGCGTGGCAGTCAGACTGGCTTTCGTCATGGTAGGATTGTGGTGGTTTTTCTTTGCGCAGATCCCTTTTCGAAAATTGCCTGCAGATACAGTGGGGAAGTTTGGAAAGGCGATATGGAGAAAAGGCTATCAGGAATTGAGAAGCGTATGGAGGCGACTACAACATCAGCCTCACCTCAAACGGTTTTTAATGGCGTTTTTTTTTTACAGTGCAGGCGTACAAACTGTGTTATATATGGCCGCCACGTTTGCAGATAAAGAATTGCATTTTGGAGGCTCCGAGCTCATCATCATCATCCTGATATTACAGTTGGTAGGTCTGGTGGGGGCCAATTTTTTTGCTTTGGTTTCCCGCTGGAAAGGCAATAAGTTTTCATTGTTGGTGATGCTGACATTATGGATCACGGTATGTGTCTTTGCCTATTACACTTATACAAAGACCCAGTTTTATCTCATTGCCTCCGGTGTGGGGCTGGTGATGGGGGGCATACAAGCTTTGTCCAGGTCCACTTATGGTAAATTATTGGATGAGGATGAGTTAGACATTACCTCTTATTATAGTTTCTATGATGTCCTGGAGAAAATCGCGATCGTAGTGGGCACTTTTAGTTTTGGATATATCGATCTGATTAGTGGAGGAATGCGCAACAGCGTACTGATATTGATCGTATTTTTTGCTATTGGGATTGCTATCCTGTCGACAGTCAATATGGATATGGCCGAGCGCGATACCCGCTAA
- a CDS encoding glycosyltransferase family 4 protein, which produces MVIGFDAKRLFHNSTGLGYYSRTLVHSLVETIPDFKAMLFDAHPVKTELTDKYFSNEKVTVATIGSPGWYSRSVNMDPYLLRHQIEVFHGLSNELPLTGDTKKIPRVVTIHDILFKSFKQDFPWHDRLIYDRKTKSAVQKADIIVAISQATKNDLIQFYKAAEEKIRIIYQSYDPIFNIPVEEAELAEVLSTFKLPKTYLLYVGSITHRKNLKVIIDALWMLPAKDRIPLVVAGQGTGYEKFIRQYIVQRQLQNIIHFLPGLPRMTLRILYSGAHLLIYPSLGEGFGLPVLEGIASHIPVITSDRSSMPEAGGDIANYFDPSQPEQLASMIRQSPFGDANSKVPTARTIHLEKFNRNKIALQYLDEVYRPLSR; this is translated from the coding sequence ATGGTCATTGGTTTTGATGCAAAAAGGCTTTTTCACAACAGTACTGGACTAGGATATTATAGCCGCACCCTGGTGCATAGCCTGGTAGAGACTATTCCTGATTTTAAGGCAATGCTTTTTGATGCTCACCCAGTCAAAACCGAATTGACTGATAAATATTTTTCTAATGAAAAAGTAACTGTCGCAACGATTGGATCTCCAGGATGGTACTCCCGGAGTGTCAACATGGACCCTTATCTGCTTCGCCATCAAATAGAGGTATTCCATGGGTTGAGCAACGAACTGCCATTGACTGGCGATACGAAAAAAATACCCAGGGTCGTGACTATCCACGATATATTGTTTAAATCTTTTAAGCAGGATTTTCCCTGGCATGATCGCTTAATTTACGATCGCAAGACCAAATCAGCCGTTCAGAAAGCTGATATCATCGTTGCTATCAGCCAGGCGACTAAAAACGATTTGATTCAATTCTACAAAGCCGCTGAAGAAAAGATCAGGATCATCTACCAATCTTATGATCCAATATTCAATATCCCTGTTGAAGAGGCGGAGTTGGCAGAAGTACTAAGCACTTTTAAGCTTCCCAAAACCTATCTTCTGTATGTCGGTTCTATCACACATCGAAAAAATCTTAAAGTCATTATAGATGCTTTATGGATGCTGCCTGCCAAAGACCGTATTCCATTGGTGGTAGCAGGCCAAGGCACAGGATATGAAAAATTCATCAGGCAGTATATAGTGCAGCGTCAGCTTCAGAATATCATCCATTTTCTACCTGGCCTTCCGCGCATGACACTGCGTATTTTATATTCCGGGGCACACCTCCTGATCTACCCTTCACTCGGCGAAGGTTTTGGGTTGCCTGTTTTGGAAGGCATAGCCAGTCATATACCCGTCATCACTTCTGATAGATCATCCATGCCGGAGGCTGGAGGGGACATTGCAAACTATTTTGATCCATCGCAGCCTGAACAATTAGCTTCCATGATTCGACAATCACCTTTCGGAGATGCCAACAGTAAGGTGCCAACTGCCCGGACTATTCACCTGGAAAAGTTTAATAGAAACAAAATAGCACTCCAATATTTAGACGAAGTCTATCGTCCATTGTCGAGATAA
- a CDS encoding ribose-phosphate pyrophosphokinase, with amino-acid sequence MVVKVFSGTGSRYLSEKIMEAYGQPLGDMSLQRFSDGEMHPIINESVRGAFVFFIQSTGAPVDNLFETLLFIDTARRASADYITAVIPYFGFARQDRKDKSRVPITAKLIANLLSTAGANRVMTMDLHADQIQGFFDIPVDHLRSEAIFKPFLKKLVNENTVFACADVGGVKRARNYAKYFNTELVICDKSRSKPNEIGSMMVIGEVEDKQVILVDDIVDTAGTLCAAAEALKTKGASSVIVICTHPVLSGSAYEKIEASFISQLYVTDTLPLKKQIDKIKVLSSAELFSKAILTVHEHRSIAALYVD; translated from the coding sequence ATGGTAGTTAAAGTATTTTCAGGTACCGGGTCACGATATTTATCAGAAAAAATCATGGAGGCCTATGGTCAGCCATTAGGTGATATGTCACTTCAGAGATTTAGTGATGGCGAGATGCATCCTATTATCAATGAATCAGTACGAGGAGCTTTTGTCTTTTTTATTCAATCTACCGGTGCGCCTGTGGACAATTTATTCGAGACTTTACTTTTCATAGATACCGCGCGACGCGCCAGTGCAGATTATATCACGGCTGTCATACCCTATTTTGGATTTGCAAGACAGGATCGTAAGGACAAAAGCCGGGTACCGATCACTGCTAAACTCATAGCCAATCTTTTGAGCACCGCAGGAGCTAATCGGGTCATGACTATGGACCTGCATGCCGATCAGATCCAGGGTTTTTTTGATATACCTGTAGATCATCTTCGAAGCGAAGCTATTTTTAAGCCATTTTTAAAAAAACTGGTCAATGAAAATACCGTTTTTGCGTGTGCTGATGTCGGAGGCGTCAAGCGCGCCAGAAATTATGCCAAATACTTTAATACCGAGTTGGTCATTTGTGACAAATCCAGATCAAAACCAAATGAAATTGGATCAATGATGGTCATTGGTGAAGTCGAAGATAAGCAAGTCATATTGGTCGATGACATTGTGGATACAGCCGGTACGCTTTGCGCAGCGGCAGAGGCTCTCAAAACCAAAGGAGCCAGTTCTGTTATAGTGATATGTACGCATCCTGTGCTTTCCGGATCGGCTTATGAAAAGATAGAGGCCTCATTTATCTCTCAACTCTATGTGACAGACACCTTGCCGTTAAAGAAACAAATTGATAAAATCAAAGTACTGTCCTCTGCAGAGTTATTCTCCAAAGCCATCCTTACAGTCCACGAACACAGGTCTATCGCCGCGCTCTACGTGGATTGA
- a CDS encoding sigma-70 family RNA polymerase sigma factor: MPLREENIVTLMLEGNEQGLRLLYRNYNEAIYGIIHHIVKSEQHAEEVLNDVFLKFYNGIKSYDPLKGRLFTWMARIARNAAIDKIRTLDYKSSRSAVGDISVQLNAPAQDVSVDHLGLAAVLKGLDFNQKRMIEMIYLMGYTHQECADELNMPLGTVKTNVRRGILKLREFLGNDLQAFISVMILILIYIIINN; encoded by the coding sequence TTGCCACTTAGAGAAGAAAATATAGTCACCTTGATGCTGGAAGGTAACGAGCAAGGTCTCCGTTTGCTGTACCGAAATTATAACGAAGCCATCTATGGTATCATTCACCATATCGTCAAATCAGAACAGCATGCAGAAGAAGTATTAAATGATGTCTTTCTAAAGTTTTACAATGGGATCAAATCCTACGATCCATTGAAGGGAAGATTATTTACATGGATGGCAAGAATCGCACGCAATGCAGCAATAGACAAAATCAGAACCCTCGACTATAAGTCTTCCCGCTCTGCCGTAGGCGATATCTCTGTTCAATTAAATGCACCTGCCCAGGATGTCAGCGTCGATCATCTTGGCCTGGCAGCTGTTCTCAAAGGGCTGGACTTCAATCAGAAAAGAATGATTGAAATGATCTACCTTATGGGCTATACTCATCAGGAATGTGCCGATGAGCTCAATATGCCGCTCGGTACAGTCAAAACCAATGTGCGAAGGGGTATCCTCAAATTGCGAGAATTCTTGGGTAACGATCTGCAAGCTTTTATCAGCGTGATGATCCTAATTTTAATTTATATCATTATTAACAATTAA